Below is a window of Cottoperca gobio chromosome 12, fCotGob3.1, whole genome shotgun sequence DNA.
GTTTCCCTGCAGGAGAGAAACCCCAGGGGTCCGAGAGAGTAGAGTAATCCGTGCCTCTCGGCCCCACAGCTGGGTTCAGGCTAAGAGGGTGGAGAGAGTCAGAGCGCTCGGCCTAGCAGTTGATGGAGGCACAGTCTACTTTGGCTTTCCCCGCGGAGCTGATTATCCTCATGAGGCAGTGTCCGAACTCCTCCAGGATCATCCGCTCTGCTTCCACCTGAGGCTGATGATTCTGTTCTGCCTTTTTGGCCTGTTCCAGCAGACACTCGCACGTCGCTTCGAGCACCTCCTTTGTTACAAACGTAAATGGCAGCCTGCAAGGAAAGAACAACATGGGCCTTGGTTAGGAAATACATCATCCCTCACGTTACCAGCTCGGGCTGTACCAAATATGAAATATTCTCCATTTTCACTGCAGTCAACATACTTTTGCTCTCCAAAGGGAGGCACGTACCGACGagttgtattcattaaagaaagctGATTTCATAAAGTTGTTTTTCGGTTGATGACGTCATAAAACATGACGGACATTTGatgctttaaatgtaaaaaaacatattgttgcTGAAGAGAAAAGTGTCACAGTACCTCCCGCTTCCACTCGACATAACAGGTGTCGTGCGCATGAGCAGGTCTGAGATCTGTGACGACAGCTTGGTCTTCGCTGCGGTCTGCTGCTGAACCCTCACTTCCGCTGCGTCGGCCAGGTGCATCAGGGTCTTCCTCTCGGGGCTCTCCTCAAAGTTCTTGCAGCCGATGCACTTACAAATGGACGAGCACATGATCTTCGCCTTCGAgttgaaacaaaaaggaaaaaaatcaaGTCAAAAAGTGACAAACTGGGTGACACAATTATCAGGGTTCATTACACCTTCTCCAAAGTCAAATCCAAGCacttttcaaacattttcaagCTTTTCCAGCACCGTACATCTGTGGTAACATAGCTATTTATACACAGTACATATggtatatacacagtataccGATTTTCTTCACTTCATCACATTAAATCCGATGTTATAGGTccttttcacagcagccattttgaCATTTCCTTGCAGGTTGtaattaataactttaattttGACCCTCTTCCATTACCTGCGTTCACCCTGCAATGAAATGTCAAAAGGGTCCATTGTGCTATGAACACAAATATACGTCTCGTGACATAATGGTGCCAATTACAATTTCAAGTTTCATGCATTTTATTCAAACATTGAAAACAccacattaaaatgaaagtgCGTTCGAACCCTGAACTATATTAAAACATCTCCTGAAACAATGCAGAGAGTAAACCCACCTCGTAGCACTCGCAGTAGTTCTTCAGGCAGCCCGATCGTTTGCAGTTGCAGCCTTTGCTGTGTCGACGGTCCGACTCTCCCTCTTTGCCTTTACCAATTTTAGGTTTAAAGGCTTCTGGGTTCCGGTCCAGACATGTctgtgagaataaaaaaaaaacattgtcacCTCGATTCATGCATGTGACCGGAAAGCAGCTCAGTCCAATAACACATCTCACAAAGCTCCGCCTCACCTTTATAGCTTTGAGACGTTCCGTTTCATGTTCCAGGTTATTGAAGCAGTTATTGCAGTTACAATTATTGCAGAACTCTCCATTTGCAAAGCAGTCACAGTATCTAGGGGATGAAAGAAAGAGCTCGACTTAATACAACTACCTTAATAAGACCGCTgtccaaacacaaacagaagtgGACTGACATTTTTGTCAGACGTTAATACagatgaaaagtaaaaacaggTCATACTCACAGTTTGAGACACTGTGACTTGGTGCAGTTACATGGTTTCCTCGGTCTTGAGGTCGATTCTGCTGTTGACAAGctgtaaaacaatgaataacattactttgattaaaattaaatcaaagcaaCCAATCATTTAGTGcaatatagaaaaaaaacatcagatatTTTATCATGAAGTTAGTTTTTTGGCAAATAAACTCGACTTAAAACAAGATATTATGcctatatatttatagtttagTTCACACGACTGTTTGTcacttatttttcattttgaaaaaaactaaaGGGCCTGTACCACATGAAATCATTACCCATTTAGTGGCAATCTGGCCTGAGTCTGGATGCCAGTGGACGCAGGATAACCAGAGCTGCTGGCGAGGGTCACAAATGGAGTCTGCTGGAGCTGCGGGAGAGGcgaaaacattcaaaacacgAATATCAAAGAGTAGTGAATATAAAACACGAATATCAAAGAGTAGTGAATATAAAACACGAATATCAAAGAGTAGTGAATATAAAACACGAATATCAAAGAGTAGTGAATATAAAACACGAATATCAAAGAGTAGTGAATATAAAACACGAATATCAAAGAGTAGTGAATATAAAACACGAACACACACCACTAACCTGCGTAACATATTGTGCTGGCACGACTGCATAGCCCATGTTCCCGCCCCCTGGGGCTGGTGCCAGAACGGTGCCTGGAGGGAGGTTGGTGAAGTTGGGCTGGATCTGGGGCAGCGGAGTTGCAGGCATGATCAGGCGTTGCTGGGTCTGAGTGGTGGTTACTACCGTTGCTGATGTTAAGGGCTTCTGTGCCATCTAAAGGGAATACAAGCCACGAATGCAGCTCAAGTGACATGTGACAGAGAAAAGACTCTCCTTGCataaacaaaacagcagaacacAAAAGGTACCTGTTTGATGGTCTGTGCCGGGACGATCGGGACAGACATCCTGACTGCTCCTGTACTGACCACCATGGGTTTAGCTGTGGGACATTAAGAAGCATAAGTTGCCACAGAAGAGCCTCCATTTCCACAAGTGCCATCTAGGTTTGTTTccagaaaaacacaacacatcttcATCTCGAGTTGTATGGCGGTTGGCATTCATAAGTGTTGCATTGAAAGGTTATCCGAGTAATTAACAGGGAACGATGTGTGAAAGAAGCTAAAAGGTCACCTGTCTGTATAGAGCTGGTGCTGGGACCACTGGGCTGACCCGTGCTGCTTGTGGTGGTGGCTGTGACGAGGCGGACGTAGTGGAACCTGCTACCTGGAACTTGAATCTGCTGCACATTCGGCTGGGTGGACAGTGGGATGATGGTCTTGAACTGGGAGCCGACGCCTCCCACGGCCACAGACTGCACTGATTTAATATTCTGGAAATGATCAGATACAACAGGAGACAGCACTTTAAGTACAAACGACAAAAAGGTAAATCAACTTTGCATGGAAGTCAACGAGAGTCAAGTTCAATCGTAGAACTTTAAAGTATGTTGTGACATGTttctttacataaataaaagccCAGGCTCTGCTTCCTCCAGCTATAAGTACAAAATATGAAAGGAGAACCAGTTAGTTATAAAATAACTAAAGACATGTACACCAAATTGTTCCAAACTGTCTCGGTTGAGAGCAATTATAGCAATTTGTAATAAAAGAAACTTCATGTAAAAGATCAGGGTGTGTCCTTAGTaattacaatacaaaaacacGTTGAAGTAGTTAGATTGTAGAAGTAATAAAACACATCGACACGCTGCACGTTCTGAGGTAGACTTGACATACTGTGCCGTCTTTCCGACATTAGAGGTGACTTTGTTATTGCAAAGCGGGAGAAGTGATCAAACAAGTCATCAGTTTCAAGTCCAGGGCAGACGGGGGCAGACGGGGCTACGCTCCAAATGTCAATAAACAGCTCTGATCTTACCTGTGTCGTGTTTTGGCAGGTGGCCATCTTGACTGGAGATGCAGATGTGGACTGTTGGACTGTGAGGATCTGCTGTCCAAGTGCTACATTGACAGGCAGCGACACCGACTTCTGAGAGGCGTTGGAGTTCGGAGAAGCCACCGAAACCACAGTCACCTGGCAGAGACAAGCAAGGAGAGCACGGCATAATCAGTCCAACAACTGCCGGATCAAACGCCTGATAGATATATTATTAGTTATAATTGTAGGTGTCGTAATGTATGAAGCTGGAGGTTACCGCCAGTGTAGTTCTCAAACAATCAAGAATTAATGCTGCATGTGCTGGCAGAAAGTGAATGAAAACACTACTGATATGTAGCCTTAAGTAAAACAGACTTTTGTCAGAGtgtatataataacattaatgatcgCTGTATTCCATGGAGGAGTGCCAGGGCTCAGGTATTGTATACTGGCTGACTGACAGGGCTTCCAGGTTCTCTAAAGGGAACGTTAAGGTTATTCAtgacacctgtgctttcccttcttaaagagacagttcacCCAAAATTAAAAGTACTTGTTCCCTCTTTGATGAATAGCACTAAAGCTATTCAGTCATGACtcagttactcaagataatccacagaccttgttgtgagctcacgtaggaactattttctttcttccgTATCACCACGCAGAAGGACGCTCGCATTCACTGTATTCtacatgtatttttgattttggggtaaGCTGTCGCTTTAAGCATGACTACTTGAAAACGGCAATGATGGTATTTCCAGGCACCTGCAGCTtgtcaatattaaattaaaatgagtaGGAAACACTTCACcaacataacataaacaaaGAGAAGATTAATCCTTTATGTGGTAAATGAGGATTGATCTGAGCCATTTACCTTGCTGGGAGACTTAAGGGGTGAAATAGCAATCTTTTTGCCGGTGATACTATGTATATTAGTGTTGTGGGGCTCAGAGAGAGTGATGGTCCTCTGGGGCATCCCTGGGGAATTCTGCGTCAGGACTCGTCCTATGAAGACACGGCACAAGATTTGAGAAAACATGGCTCAATTAAagcacaataaaaaatacaaatcacaATAATGCAAATAAACTTACCTGCAATAACAGGAGTTACTGATGTCTGAGGACTTAAACCTTTGCTGTTTACAGTTTTTGTGATGATAAACTTGATTGGTGCAGCTGAGGATGTTGGGTTTTTCTTAGCAATCTGTGGAGATATTCAGTAAGATGTATGTGCattatattcacacacacacaacgccaGTGGAAGTTTCTTTTAATCCAAACACAAGTCCTGCCTGCAAGTGATGAGTGTGTTGAATCCTAAATGACTGCTTCAAGTATCTTCTAGCTTGCTTTGTTTTCTCATCGATTTAAAATCTGCAAAGTTCACTGAGCCCAATAATTTCCACTCATCCTTCGGTGtgtaaggtaaggtaaggtaagacacactaagacacacacacacacacacacacactttaactcCACAGTTCATCCTGTAACGCCACaattaaataatgtaaacagaaatgtaGTTGTTGTTTAACAAAACGATTAACTGGCCTCTTAGTACAGGCATTAAACACGGGACACATTTGTTATGTCTGTCCCGTCAAACTGTGCTTTGAGTAAAAGGCAGATGCAACTaaacagatttttctttttgtgatccACCCACCCCAGCAAGACAGCTAACTCAGCAAAGCTACATGTGTTCAGTACTGCTGAGAAAGTGGAGTCATATGTGACAATAAGCTATTCTCAACTAATGATTCATGACCATCAAAGCCCACACAATGTGTACTTGTTGGACAGGCCACTTGAGGGAAGACACTGAAATCCAATCCAATAAAACAGTCATGCTCTTTATTACTATTTCTAGCTAATAATAGCAGTGTGTTCAGTCTCATTGGTAAGAGCTCAAATTTGAAATAGTAATAATGTTTAACTTAACACTAATATGTGGCAAA
It encodes the following:
- the lin54 gene encoding protein lin-54 homolog, encoding MDVVSPEVNSLLPDEIMDTEAMGDLPHSQPDGTTVQSEPSDDTPVPMETDTPMASENLSLCSNAISTDHIQALATSMASGSTLSISSGSQLPISISSTPASLLNLKPAMAPSIATTKTTDSLTGTSISTSGLQKLTAPFTISAANHQIILNKVASEAAKSAGTGPQVIKQEGQKLLVTAIGKSGQPIVLQLPHTCNKPGISQTLGDPKSQAPQFKVVTIGGRSELKPVMGSVGNHLTTLQAQQLKTVQIAKKNPTSSAAPIKFIITKTVNSKGLSPQTSVTPVIAGRVLTQNSPGMPQRTITLSEPHNTNIHSITGKKIAISPLKSPSKVTVVSVASPNSNASQKSVSLPVNVALGQQILTVQQSTSASPVKMATCQNTTQNIKSVQSVAVGGVGSQFKTIIPLSTQPNVQQIQVPGSRFHYVRLVTATTTSSTGQPSGPSTSSIQTAKPMVVSTGAVRMSVPIVPAQTIKQMAQKPLTSATVVTTTQTQQRLIMPATPLPQIQPNFTNLPPGTVLAPAPGGGNMGYAVVPAQYVTQLQQTPFVTLASSSGYPASTGIQTQARLPLNGLSTAESTSRPRKPCNCTKSQCLKLYCDCFANGEFCNNCNCNNCFNNLEHETERLKAIKTCLDRNPEAFKPKIGKGKEGESDRRHSKGCNCKRSGCLKNYCECYEAKIMCSSICKCIGCKNFEESPERKTLMHLADAAEVRVQQQTAAKTKLSSQISDLLMRTTPVMSSGSGRLPFTFVTKEVLEATCECLLEQAKKAEQNHQPQVEAERMILEEFGHCLMRIISSAGKAKVDCASINC